The Desulfatibacillum aliphaticivorans DSM 15576 genome includes a region encoding these proteins:
- a CDS encoding FAD-dependent oxidoreductase codes for MTQNYLETDVLVIGGGGAGFRAAIGAAEKGAKVTLLSKGPLARCGASPMAGADFTLDGASMSKIDGLQGDPSDSMEKVFNDIVTQGSYLNNQKIVQQYVERAPQCLRELLDWGVKVKLSDERMIFTSGLDILDALLRKARSLGVTFREDIAMLDLVLEDGAVAGGLALDVRSGEFIRFKAKAVVMASGGWHKAFWPNTGMRDLSGDGMAMAMRAGAKMGNMEFITFCCNVFYDPPIWRGSLAPYVMSLIVGGKLTNSEDEEFLNKYDPFVIQTGTFTEWNKSVLSHASMQEIRAGKAGPHGGIFYSRGDVPWENIEMVASIIFPKWKYKAIDLSTWAKKLQDGEPVEVGPAVEYFEGGICVNEKFETTIPGLFAAGECTLGAFGSNRIFSAITEMLVHGVDAGENAAEFAKSSAAAAASDAAYATLEEAASVPLTKSQGANPAKVRRRLQEAAHAWLGPIRSGEEMDKLLGLIQEIKENDLPNLALTSNARAYNKEWVDALELPNLVLLLETSVRSALARTESRGVHFREDHPETDNDNWLQESVATLNGGSVDVGHRPITQTAMAPPGGKHPYFDFVKQMMESRSDTGGKH; via the coding sequence ATGACGCAAAACTACTTGGAAACCGATGTGCTGGTCATCGGCGGCGGAGGCGCCGGATTCCGGGCGGCCATCGGCGCGGCGGAAAAAGGCGCCAAGGTGACGCTTTTAAGCAAAGGGCCGCTGGCCCGGTGCGGGGCCTCCCCCATGGCCGGGGCCGACTTCACCCTGGACGGCGCCAGCATGAGCAAGATCGATGGGCTGCAGGGCGATCCCAGCGACAGCATGGAAAAGGTGTTTAACGACATCGTGACCCAGGGCTCGTATTTAAACAACCAGAAGATTGTGCAGCAGTATGTGGAGCGGGCGCCTCAATGTTTGCGGGAGCTTTTGGACTGGGGGGTCAAGGTCAAGCTCTCGGATGAACGCATGATTTTTACTTCCGGCCTGGACATCCTGGACGCGCTTTTGCGCAAGGCGAGATCCCTTGGCGTGACCTTTAGGGAAGACATCGCCATGCTGGACCTGGTTCTGGAGGACGGCGCCGTCGCAGGCGGCCTGGCCCTGGACGTCCGGTCAGGCGAGTTTATCCGTTTCAAGGCCAAAGCTGTTGTCATGGCCAGCGGCGGTTGGCACAAGGCCTTCTGGCCCAACACGGGCATGCGGGATCTTTCCGGGGACGGCATGGCCATGGCCATGCGGGCCGGGGCGAAAATGGGCAATATGGAGTTCATCACATTTTGCTGCAACGTGTTTTACGATCCTCCCATCTGGCGAGGCAGCCTGGCGCCTTACGTCATGAGCCTGATCGTAGGGGGCAAGCTGACCAACAGCGAAGACGAGGAGTTTCTCAACAAGTACGATCCCTTTGTTATTCAGACCGGTACCTTTACGGAATGGAATAAAAGCGTCCTGTCCCATGCCTCCATGCAGGAAATTCGGGCGGGCAAAGCCGGGCCGCACGGCGGGATTTTTTACTCCCGCGGGGATGTTCCCTGGGAAAATATAGAGATGGTCGCCTCCATCATCTTCCCCAAATGGAAATACAAAGCCATCGATCTTTCGACCTGGGCAAAAAAATTGCAGGACGGAGAGCCTGTGGAAGTGGGGCCGGCCGTGGAGTATTTTGAGGGCGGCATTTGCGTCAACGAAAAATTCGAGACGACCATTCCCGGCTTGTTCGCCGCCGGGGAATGCACCTTGGGCGCCTTCGGCTCCAACCGGATTTTTTCCGCCATTACGGAAATGCTGGTTCACGGCGTGGACGCGGGGGAAAACGCGGCGGAGTTCGCCAAATCCAGCGCCGCGGCCGCGGCGAGTGACGCAGCTTATGCAACCTTGGAAGAGGCCGCTTCCGTTCCTTTGACAAAATCCCAGGGCGCCAATCCCGCCAAGGTGCGCAGGCGCTTGCAGGAGGCGGCTCACGCCTGGCTCGGCCCTATTCGCTCCGGGGAGGAAATGGACAAGCTCCTGGGGCTGATTCAGGAAATCAAGGAGAACGATCTTCCCAATCTGGCTCTCACGTCCAACGCCCGGGCTTACAACAAGGAATGGGTGGACGCCCTGGAACTGCCCAATTTGGTTCTGCTGCTGGAAACCTCGGTCAGGTCCGCCCTGGCGCGCACGGAAAGCCGGGGAGTCCACTTTCGGGAGGACCATCCCGAGACGGACAACGACAATTGGCTGCAGGAAAGCGTTGCGACCCTGAACGGCGGATCCGTCGACGTCGGACATCGTCCCATAACCCAAACCGCCATGGCGCCCCCAGGGGGCAAGCATCCGTATTTTGACTTTGTTAAGCAAATGATGGAGTCGCGCTCCGACACCGGCGGAAAACATTAG
- a CDS encoding transposase, translating into MKYYDYSSAGAYFVTICTHNRELLFGHINEGELFLNEYGFLVEKRLLQIPDHFPGALIDEYVIMPNHFHGIIILEGESSRNQRRTIEGPDQDASSQSRRLKPKLGDIIAYLKYLTTKDINAIRDAPGQKVWQPDYYDHVIRNERALNRIRMYIRANPKQWNSDPENPEAINRPSPTIDNAPWRR; encoded by the coding sequence TTGAAGTATTATGATTACTCAAGCGCCGGTGCTTATTTCGTCACCATCTGCACCCACAACAGGGAATTGCTGTTCGGACATATCAATGAAGGAGAGCTTTTTCTCAATGAATACGGGTTTCTTGTTGAAAAGCGATTGCTGCAAATTCCCGACCATTTTCCGGGGGCGCTTATTGATGAATACGTCATCATGCCCAATCATTTTCATGGAATCATTATTCTGGAAGGCGAATCCTCTCGAAACCAAAGACGGACCATTGAAGGCCCTGACCAGGACGCCTCCAGCCAATCAAGGCGTTTGAAACCCAAGTTGGGCGACATAATCGCCTATCTGAAATACCTGACAACCAAAGACATCAATGCAATCAGAGATGCACCCGGCCAAAAAGTCTGGCAGCCCGACTATTACGATCACGTGATTCGCAATGAGCGGGCTTTAAATCGGATCAGAATGTATATTCGCGCCAATCCCAAGCAATGGAATTCCGACCCTGAAAATCCGGAGGCAATCAACCGGCCTTCACCCACCATAGATAATGCGCCCTGGCGGCGGTAA
- a CDS encoding TetR/AcrR family transcriptional regulator, with the protein MKNPENTPSFLNIKEPVQKRSRETRRKIVEAARDLFTEMGFEETTTHLIADKAGMSVGGLYAHFQNKEDIFLYILELRSKEVYQITLDSLKVIQEKNIALDQALDHLYRTWYKAHTRHGKLNQEMLRFCMMNETAGKIHNYWEKAETDAVKSLIARYQEDLAIADVDSAVTVVARSTHEVFHYLYREKDSVDENAVLTSLITMVQRFLVKKN; encoded by the coding sequence ATGAAAAATCCGGAAAATACGCCCAGTTTTCTCAATATCAAGGAGCCCGTTCAAAAACGGTCCCGGGAAACCCGCCGAAAAATCGTGGAGGCAGCCAGGGATCTGTTTACGGAAATGGGCTTTGAGGAAACCACCACGCATTTGATCGCGGATAAAGCCGGCATGTCCGTGGGCGGATTGTACGCCCATTTTCAGAATAAAGAGGACATCTTCTTATATATCCTGGAACTCCGATCCAAAGAGGTTTACCAGATAACTCTGGACAGCCTGAAAGTGATCCAGGAAAAGAACATTGCGCTGGATCAGGCTTTGGACCATTTGTACCGAACCTGGTACAAGGCCCATACCCGGCACGGCAAGCTGAACCAGGAAATGCTGCGTTTTTGCATGATGAACGAGACCGCGGGCAAGATTCACAACTATTGGGAAAAGGCTGAAACCGACGCCGTAAAATCCCTGATCGCCAGATACCAAGAGGACCTGGCAATAGCGGACGTGGACTCGGCCGTGACGGTCGTCGCCCGCTCCACCCACGAGGTGTTTCATTACCTGTATCGCGAAAAAGACAGCGTTGACGAAAACGCCGTCCTAACCAGCCTCATCACCATGGTGCAAAGGTTCCTGGTAAAAAAAAACTAA
- a CDS encoding NRAMP family divalent metal transporter: MKKEGLIKNLSMIGPAAILVASSMGPGTVASCIMGGSHLGYKILWMALLSGFLGALVSFIGGKVYMVTGKTGFQVIRDYSHPWFAYPLFAWMFFAGCFVITVEGKLLGHTTALMAPNLGGLNDILIVPLLVLAAAIIFSFGFRKVVFLCSLMTAGMALLFLINFFFIDFSITEAVKGLAPTVPFDKTGLLAFGGIMGGSASGVVAAGYSYLVKNKGWDNVEYIPRMKLDQILFYGILFGIFSVGIYITGAAVLHPQGIEVNSAIDAAKGLEPLVGAFSKWVFLVGLFGAVFTTLGALATIMCYMLADMVGIKPDLNNVKFKILLFCTIMLGVLGPFLSGLPAMKYMVFAMVIFLLAGPAVLLIYLIVGNKKSIMGEHINSPLLNTGLIIAFILNCVGSVASVMQ, from the coding sequence ATGAAAAAGGAAGGTTTGATTAAAAACTTGTCCATGATTGGGCCGGCCGCCATTTTGGTGGCCTCCTCCATGGGGCCCGGCACCGTGGCCTCCTGTATCATGGGCGGCTCCCATCTCGGGTATAAGATATTGTGGATGGCTTTGTTGAGCGGTTTTTTAGGCGCTCTTGTCTCATTTATCGGAGGCAAGGTGTACATGGTGACGGGCAAGACCGGATTTCAGGTTATCAGGGATTATTCTCACCCCTGGTTCGCATACCCGCTTTTCGCCTGGATGTTTTTCGCCGGCTGCTTTGTCATCACCGTTGAGGGCAAGCTGCTGGGCCATACCACAGCCCTGATGGCGCCCAACCTGGGAGGTCTCAACGATATTCTGATCGTGCCGCTTCTTGTGCTGGCTGCCGCAATTATTTTTTCCTTCGGGTTCAGGAAAGTCGTTTTTTTGTGCTCCCTGATGACCGCCGGCATGGCGCTCTTGTTTTTAATCAACTTCTTTTTCATCGATTTCAGCATAACGGAGGCGGTCAAAGGGTTGGCGCCGACGGTTCCGTTTGACAAAACCGGCCTTTTGGCTTTCGGCGGCATCATGGGAGGTTCGGCCAGCGGAGTCGTGGCTGCAGGGTACTCTTATCTGGTCAAAAACAAAGGCTGGGATAATGTGGAGTACATCCCGAGGATGAAACTGGACCAAATCCTGTTTTACGGAATACTGTTCGGCATATTCAGCGTAGGCATTTACATAACCGGAGCCGCGGTTTTGCATCCCCAGGGCATAGAGGTGAATTCGGCCATCGACGCAGCCAAAGGGCTGGAACCGTTGGTGGGCGCCTTTTCAAAATGGGTGTTTCTAGTGGGCCTGTTCGGAGCGGTGTTCACCACCTTAGGCGCCCTGGCCACCATCATGTGCTATATGCTGGCGGACATGGTGGGGATCAAGCCGGACCTGAACAACGTCAAATTCAAAATTCTCCTTTTTTGCACCATCATGCTCGGCGTGCTGGGTCCGTTCTTAAGCGGCTTGCCCGCCATGAAATATATGGTTTTCGCCATGGTGATCTTTTTGCTGGCTGGTCCGGCAGTGCTTTTGATCTACTTGATTGTAGGCAACAAAAAAAGCATTATGGGAGAGCATATCAACTCTCCCTTATTGAATACTGGCTTGATTATTGCCTTCATTCTTAACTGTGTAGGCTCTGTAGCCTCGGTAATGCAATAA
- a CDS encoding L-2-amino-thiazoline-4-carboxylic acid hydrolase, with translation MTNKIINAKVFRFNPDKDAEPRYETFQVPFEEGLSAMDVLDYIYQNLDSSLAYYDHAGCSLGICGKCTARINGKVGLLCQTPVSDGELLLEPMNKNKVLKDLVPAKAKKAADDEPEAEEGGEQVAQDINSVDLIVRREIEALIASPLIEAYSQEFGKEASEAVAQKVIQKLALEAGKMLKMFAGGDTMEHLQRALPLFSQGGALEFDIVEASEKKAAVNVTRCKYAEMYKEHGLEKFGYLLGCGRDFALMEGFNPKIKFTRTQTIMEGADYCDFRFETED, from the coding sequence ATGACCAACAAAATCATCAACGCCAAAGTGTTCCGATTCAACCCGGACAAGGACGCCGAACCTCGCTATGAGACCTTTCAGGTTCCTTTTGAGGAAGGCCTGAGCGCCATGGACGTGTTGGATTACATCTATCAAAACCTGGACAGTTCTCTGGCTTATTACGATCACGCCGGTTGCTCCCTGGGCATTTGCGGCAAGTGCACGGCCAGGATCAACGGCAAGGTCGGCCTGCTTTGCCAGACGCCGGTTTCGGACGGGGAATTGCTTTTGGAGCCCATGAATAAAAACAAGGTGCTGAAGGATCTGGTTCCGGCCAAGGCGAAGAAGGCTGCCGACGACGAGCCGGAAGCGGAGGAAGGAGGAGAGCAAGTGGCCCAGGATATAAACAGCGTGGATTTGATAGTGCGCAGGGAGATCGAAGCCTTGATCGCATCGCCGCTGATCGAAGCCTATTCCCAGGAGTTCGGCAAGGAGGCCTCGGAGGCCGTGGCCCAAAAGGTCATCCAAAAGCTGGCTTTGGAAGCAGGCAAGATGCTAAAGATGTTTGCAGGAGGCGACACCATGGAGCATCTGCAGCGAGCCCTGCCTTTGTTCAGCCAGGGAGGGGCGTTGGAGTTCGACATTGTGGAGGCCTCGGAAAAAAAGGCGGCGGTTAATGTCACCCGCTGCAAGTACGCCGAAATGTACAAAGAGCACGGCTTGGAAAAATTCGGCTATTTGCTGGGCTGCGGCAGGGACTTCGCCTTGATGGAGGGGTTCAACCCAAAAATTAAATTCACCCGAACACAGACCATAATGGAAGGGGCGGATTACTGCGATTTCCGGTTTGAAACCGAGGATTAA
- a CDS encoding trypsin-like peptidase domain-containing protein, with the protein MKKQIVRTAAIVWFFLLLPTALYAGMAADLKPAVVNFQVSYSKYFGLGEAGRFSGTGFIANKDKGLIITNRHVAGEFPSQIKITFLDGESTLGRVEYYDATHDFSIVSFDPASVSSEIKEVRLGDFFSLKTGDEVTLIGNNEGEEYSVKKGVVVDLVKNKGDRHSLTFQTSFDRTGGSSGSPVFNEQGEVVGLHFKGTDTSSFELPVNYIEDKLTDLARGKAPVRGEIGVQLTLVKTADAVGHLGLPQDVADAMRSDFGDLKYCLMVESVIRTFPAAEALQAGDVIYSVDGVPIGDRLYRFDKIVDERTGGEVTLEFYRRDKKMTAQIPVLNAEDYKITRFATFAGGTFHPLTPEIRLDLDIASDGVYLSQAELGSTFGSVGYSSSRNPDRKGVVVQGINGQPVRNLDDFIRLASALKHNQKISMAFKDQFLYAPATVELLILDLHTSPLTVFSLNSATREWEAEKRRQ; encoded by the coding sequence TTGAAAAAACAAATTGTTCGGACCGCCGCAATAGTTTGGTTCTTCCTGCTCCTTCCAACTGCGCTTTATGCCGGCATGGCCGCTGATCTGAAGCCGGCCGTGGTAAATTTCCAAGTCAGCTATTCAAAATACTTTGGGCTGGGCGAGGCCGGGCGGTTTTCCGGCACAGGGTTTATCGCCAATAAGGACAAAGGGCTGATCATAACCAACAGGCACGTGGCGGGCGAGTTCCCCTCCCAGATTAAAATAACGTTCCTGGACGGTGAATCCACTTTAGGCAGGGTGGAATATTACGACGCCACGCACGATTTTTCCATCGTCTCGTTCGATCCCGCTTCCGTGAGTTCGGAAATCAAGGAGGTTCGGCTGGGAGACTTTTTCTCCCTGAAAACGGGCGATGAAGTCACGCTTATCGGCAATAATGAAGGCGAGGAATACTCGGTAAAAAAAGGCGTTGTCGTGGATTTGGTGAAAAACAAGGGGGACAGGCACTCCCTGACTTTTCAAACCAGCTTTGACCGCACAGGGGGAAGCAGCGGCAGCCCGGTTTTTAATGAACAGGGCGAGGTGGTAGGCCTCCATTTTAAAGGTACGGACACGTCCAGCTTTGAACTGCCCGTCAATTACATTGAAGACAAGCTGACCGATCTGGCTCGGGGAAAAGCGCCGGTCCGGGGGGAAATCGGGGTGCAGCTCACCCTGGTTAAAACCGCGGATGCAGTCGGGCACTTGGGGCTTCCTCAGGACGTTGCGGACGCCATGCGCAGCGATTTTGGCGACCTGAAATACTGCCTCATGGTGGAGTCCGTGATCCGCACCTTCCCTGCTGCAGAGGCGCTCCAGGCCGGAGACGTCATCTACTCTGTGGACGGCGTCCCCATCGGCGACCGGCTATACCGTTTTGATAAAATCGTGGATGAGCGCACAGGCGGAGAAGTGACTCTGGAGTTCTACCGCAGGGATAAAAAAATGACCGCCCAAATTCCAGTGCTGAATGCCGAGGATTATAAAATAACCCGTTTTGCAACCTTTGCAGGCGGGACTTTCCATCCTCTGACGCCGGAAATCAGGCTGGATCTGGACATAGCAAGCGACGGCGTTTACCTGAGCCAGGCAGAACTCGGCTCTACGTTCGGAAGCGTGGGATACTCCTCTTCGCGCAACCCGGACCGTAAAGGCGTCGTGGTGCAGGGAATCAACGGCCAGCCCGTCAGGAATTTGGACGACTTCATCAGGCTCGCATCCGCGCTTAAGCATAATCAGAAAATATCCATGGCGTTTAAAGACCAATTCCTGTACGCCCCGGCGACTGTGGAATTGTTAATCCTGGACTTGCACACATCTCCGCTGACGGTTTTCTCCCTGAATTCCGCAACCAGGGAATGGGAGGCGGAAAAGAGGCGCCAGTAG
- a CDS encoding M20/M25/M40 family metallo-hydrolase encodes MTQEAIQLLSEYLRINTTNPPGAEGEAAGFLEKILIHEGASCKIYTSHAGRASLKAVLPGTGEKPPLILLNHMDVVPADPSEWSFDPFGGEVKDGFVHGRGALDMKGLGILELVAFLELKRKGVDLCRDLIFLAVADEETGGAHGAQFLTDNYLEDFAGGVVINEGGFGVKGILPTKTLHMISTAEKGPCWLKLSRAGLPGHGSMPHGQNALEELVKALNRLLTVDRPLEVAPVVGEYFKNMACEWDFLAPYVEDGNPDTLVRILTETGLAAMPQLGAMLKNTISLNLLRAGESGNVIPSKAVAQLDTRLLPGQDADAFVAQVKEWLADDAVEVEKVMNFPATASPLDHPDYLTIKDALQKRFPEDVVTPSLTAGTTDSRFFRAKGMEAYGVFPVTVPMEHLKMIHGIDEKISEENLVQGAEAFTDVVLALCKAG; translated from the coding sequence ATGACACAGGAAGCAATCCAGTTACTGTCCGAATACCTCAGGATCAACACCACCAATCCGCCCGGCGCCGAAGGCGAGGCGGCGGGGTTTCTGGAAAAAATTCTTATTCATGAAGGAGCCTCCTGCAAAATTTATACATCCCATGCGGGCCGGGCGTCTTTAAAAGCCGTCCTGCCCGGGACGGGCGAAAAACCGCCCTTGATTTTGCTGAATCATATGGACGTTGTGCCTGCAGATCCTTCCGAGTGGAGCTTTGATCCCTTCGGCGGCGAGGTAAAGGACGGTTTCGTACACGGCCGGGGCGCCCTGGACATGAAGGGCCTGGGAATTCTGGAACTGGTCGCTTTTTTGGAATTGAAGCGAAAGGGCGTTGATTTGTGTCGGGATCTGATTTTCCTGGCCGTCGCCGACGAGGAAACCGGCGGGGCCCACGGCGCCCAGTTTCTGACGGACAATTACCTGGAGGATTTCGCCGGCGGAGTTGTGATTAACGAAGGGGGCTTTGGCGTCAAGGGGATTCTTCCCACCAAGACCCTGCACATGATTTCTACGGCGGAAAAAGGCCCTTGCTGGCTGAAGTTAAGCCGGGCGGGCCTGCCGGGCCACGGATCCATGCCTCACGGCCAAAACGCCTTGGAGGAACTGGTCAAAGCCTTGAACAGGCTGCTGACCGTGGATCGTCCCCTGGAAGTCGCCCCCGTGGTTGGGGAGTACTTTAAGAACATGGCCTGCGAATGGGACTTCCTCGCCCCCTACGTGGAGGACGGCAACCCGGACACCCTGGTGCGCATTCTGACGGAAACCGGCCTGGCCGCCATGCCCCAGCTTGGCGCCATGCTGAAAAACACCATCAGCCTGAACCTTCTCAGGGCCGGTGAAAGCGGCAACGTCATCCCCAGCAAAGCGGTCGCCCAGTTGGATACAAGGCTGCTTCCGGGGCAGGACGCCGACGCATTCGTCGCTCAGGTTAAGGAGTGGCTGGCGGACGACGCTGTGGAAGTGGAAAAGGTCATGAACTTTCCTGCCACAGCCTCCCCGTTGGATCATCCGGATTACTTGACCATCAAGGACGCGCTGCAAAAACGGTTTCCCGAAGACGTGGTCACCCCATCCCTCACCGCCGGCACCACGGACTCCCGCTTTTTCCGGGCCAAAGGCATGGAGGCTTACGGAGTCTTTCCTGTAACGGTTCCCATGGAGCATTTGAAAATGATCCATGGGATTGACGAAAAAATTTCAGAGGAGAACCTGGTCCAGGGCGCCGAGGCGTTCACGGACGTGGTTCTTGCTTTGTGTAAGGCAGGTTAG
- a CDS encoding serine dehydratase subunit alpha family protein — MAFTVKDILSIQVAPALGCTEPAAVALCAAAAASLLPEKASIEALEVRVDPNIFKNGLAVLIPGTEGLSGLDMAAALGAIGGNPAKSLEVLGEVGPEHVKQAQVLIKDGKVRLNLLADHKGLFIKVIVMAGESRAEAVVESMHDNITRMALDGVPVENSPLIAPKESSKNARAAELESWLKGLGLKHLMDLLDDLDDEDLAFLEEGLDANMKLADYGLKHGPGLGVGKTLDRLVRQRLIARDMILDARILTSAAADARMAGVNLPAMSSAGSGNHGLTAILPIKAVHKYLESDHESMLRAIGLSHIVTAFVKAFTGRLSAVCGCSVAAGAGATAGVTYLMGGNANHIADAIKNLMEDLAGIICDGAKSGCAFKLSTAAGTAVQAALFALQGVKVMETDGIIGASLEKTTQNLGALSTEGMIETDRTILKIMLEKQFSPD, encoded by the coding sequence ATGGCCTTTACAGTCAAAGATATATTAAGCATCCAGGTGGCTCCTGCGTTGGGTTGCACAGAGCCCGCCGCCGTGGCATTGTGCGCCGCTGCAGCAGCTTCCCTCCTGCCTGAAAAAGCGTCCATCGAGGCTTTGGAAGTGCGGGTGGACCCCAACATTTTTAAAAACGGGTTGGCGGTCCTCATCCCTGGCACGGAGGGCCTGAGCGGTTTGGATATGGCCGCCGCCCTGGGCGCCATAGGGGGAAATCCGGCCAAAAGCCTGGAAGTCCTGGGCGAGGTCGGCCCGGAGCACGTCAAGCAAGCCCAGGTCCTGATCAAGGACGGCAAGGTCCGGCTGAATCTGTTAGCCGACCACAAAGGTTTATTCATCAAGGTTATTGTCATGGCGGGGGAAAGCAGGGCCGAGGCTGTGGTCGAATCCATGCACGACAACATTACCCGAATGGCGCTGGACGGTGTTCCTGTGGAGAATTCCCCTTTAATAGCCCCGAAGGAATCCAGTAAAAACGCCAGGGCCGCCGAATTGGAGTCGTGGCTGAAAGGTCTCGGCCTCAAGCACTTAATGGATTTGCTGGATGACCTGGATGATGAAGATCTGGCCTTTCTGGAAGAAGGCCTGGACGCCAATATGAAGCTGGCCGACTACGGGTTGAAACACGGCCCTGGCCTGGGCGTGGGCAAAACCCTGGATCGCCTGGTGAGGCAGCGCCTCATTGCCCGGGATATGATTCTGGACGCCCGCATACTGACCTCGGCTGCGGCGGACGCCCGCATGGCGGGAGTCAACCTGCCGGCCATGTCGTCCGCCGGCAGCGGCAACCATGGACTGACAGCCATCCTGCCCATCAAGGCGGTCCACAAATACCTGGAGAGCGATCACGAATCCATGCTGCGCGCCATTGGCCTGAGCCACATCGTCACAGCCTTTGTAAAAGCCTTTACCGGCCGCCTGTCCGCCGTGTGCGGCTGCTCCGTGGCTGCGGGGGCGGGCGCAACAGCCGGCGTCACCTACCTTATGGGCGGCAACGCCAATCACATTGCGGACGCCATTAAAAACCTGATGGAGGACCTGGCCGGAATCATTTGCGACGGCGCAAAAAGCGGTTGCGCCTTCAAACTGTCCACAGCAGCCGGGACGGCGGTTCAGGCGGCGCTTTTCGCCCTGCAAGGGGTGAAAGTCATGGAGACGGACGGCATCATAGGCGCCTCGTTGGAAAAAACCACCCAAAACCTGGGCGCTCTAAGCACGGAAGGCATGATTGAAACGGACCGCACCATCCTGAAAATAATGCTGGAAAAGCAGTTTTCACCTGATTAG